From Parasphaerochaeta coccoides DSM 17374, a single genomic window includes:
- a CDS encoding DNA/RNA non-specific endonuclease, translated as MARDTKKKPKDNPGTGQTRKKKPANQKKHRALLQSAIIIGVILIVLFILTPTERPQAYVERQDNLVTESVLTGGVILDIELPASREGDIIVRHSGYTLSYSEDHEQPWWVAYELTAEEVYGLFERGDDFRADPSIPTGSATPADYTGSGYDRGHLIPAADLSWSAQAMSESFFMSNMSPQTPQLNRGMWSSLEAIVRQNAVTEGRVAVVTGPVLTDGPYETIGTNKVAVPKYYYKVLLDYTGPTTKAIGFILPNQRPGGSIQDYVVTVSEVEDVTGLDFFHRLPDDIEKALEGSVNAAAWDWKRFSATKAEKEQFLASLGDGPTSGESSVGTVATGTTGTTGNTGTTGTSASSSDDALVLYLRTVLYDTLGDVKKNLLVIVRDTVGL; from the coding sequence ATGGCTCGTGATACTAAAAAGAAACCCAAGGACAATCCCGGAACCGGACAGACACGGAAGAAAAAGCCCGCGAACCAGAAAAAACATCGCGCCCTGCTACAATCGGCTATCATCATCGGCGTCATCCTTATTGTCCTTTTCATCCTCACGCCCACAGAACGGCCACAGGCGTATGTGGAGCGGCAGGACAATCTTGTCACCGAGAGCGTGCTTACCGGTGGCGTCATCCTGGACATTGAGCTACCGGCATCCAGGGAAGGCGACATCATCGTGCGTCATTCCGGATACACGTTGTCCTATAGCGAAGATCATGAGCAGCCGTGGTGGGTCGCCTATGAACTGACCGCCGAGGAGGTCTATGGTCTTTTCGAGCGGGGCGATGATTTTCGTGCTGACCCGTCGATCCCTACGGGCTCCGCGACTCCGGCGGACTACACGGGCAGTGGTTACGACCGAGGACATCTGATTCCCGCCGCTGACCTTTCATGGTCGGCTCAAGCTATGTCCGAATCTTTCTTCATGAGCAACATGAGTCCCCAAACTCCCCAGTTGAACCGTGGCATGTGGAGTTCCCTAGAAGCCATCGTGCGTCAAAATGCAGTGACCGAAGGGCGTGTGGCTGTCGTGACCGGTCCCGTCCTGACCGATGGTCCGTATGAAACCATCGGGACGAACAAGGTTGCTGTTCCCAAGTATTATTACAAGGTATTGCTCGACTATACGGGCCCGACGACCAAGGCGATAGGCTTCATCCTTCCCAACCAACGGCCTGGCGGCTCCATCCAGGATTATGTAGTGACAGTCTCCGAGGTCGAGGATGTCACGGGTCTCGATTTCTTCCACCGCCTCCCCGATGACATAGAGAAAGCACTGGAAGGATCTGTAAATGCGGCGGCATGGGACTGGAAGCGGTTCTCTGCAACTAAAGCTGAAAAAGAGCAGTTCCTCGCCTCCCTTGGGGATGGCCCCACGTCAGGGGAATCTTCCGTGGGTACCGTGGCCACGGGTACTACAGGGACTACCGGGAATACTGGAACTACAGGAACTTCCGCATCTTCTTCTGACGATGCTTTAGTCCTCTATCTCCGAACGGTTCTGTATGATACTTTGGGAGACGTGAAGAAGAATCTTTTGGTCATTGTAAGGGATACTGTTGGACTGTAG
- a CDS encoding sn-glycerol-1-phosphate dehydrogenase produces MANADFALTTKKLDVGRDIISHVPVIFSDFMASGGYSPLVIADEITWEVAGRQVQTELDTAGLSPAAPFIFPGTPMLYADEKAIAKAQDALSRHPNCRCIAVGAGSINDIVKAASGALGQPYMVVATAPSVDGYTSAGAAVSIHGFKQTVPCPAPVVVVADTGILSAAPYDMIAAGYADLAAKLPAGADWLVADFFGTHLLHPAVWDMIQTPLHAQVRSSAGIAARDPSTISSIFTGLCNTGFAMQRMHDSRPASGAEHLMSHVWEMDHLEHDGLPVSHGFKVALGTLASTAFYEEFFALGCDALRSRLSAWKKPSWEDREQEICSWLKGQHNLDDVLRVSREKFPAPSLWDEMLESLCSKWDSLNDIIRKQLIPFPELREHFVTAGCPVEPADIGLSREEFHKGMHVSGMIRNRFTILDLMFITGVYDELEEPLMNSGKWFTRFA; encoded by the coding sequence ATGGCAAACGCAGACTTTGCGCTGACGACAAAAAAGCTGGATGTCGGCAGGGATATCATTTCCCATGTTCCTGTCATATTCTCCGACTTCATGGCCTCCGGCGGATACTCTCCACTGGTTATAGCAGATGAAATTACATGGGAGGTGGCGGGTAGACAGGTTCAGACGGAACTCGACACAGCAGGACTCTCCCCCGCCGCACCATTCATCTTTCCTGGTACGCCCATGCTCTATGCTGATGAAAAAGCCATAGCAAAGGCGCAAGATGCACTTTCCAGACATCCAAACTGTCGATGTATCGCTGTGGGAGCGGGCTCAATCAACGACATTGTAAAGGCCGCTTCCGGCGCATTGGGACAGCCTTACATGGTGGTGGCGACCGCGCCTTCGGTCGATGGCTATACGTCCGCAGGGGCCGCGGTATCAATCCACGGGTTCAAGCAGACGGTTCCATGTCCTGCCCCTGTTGTCGTGGTCGCCGACACTGGCATCCTCAGTGCCGCGCCTTATGATATGATTGCGGCAGGGTATGCCGATTTGGCTGCCAAGTTGCCCGCTGGAGCCGACTGGCTCGTCGCTGATTTCTTTGGCACGCATCTTCTTCATCCCGCTGTCTGGGATATGATACAGACTCCCCTTCACGCCCAAGTGCGTTCCTCCGCTGGCATAGCAGCCCGCGATCCATCAACCATCTCATCCATATTTACTGGTCTGTGCAACACGGGTTTCGCCATGCAACGGATGCATGATTCCCGTCCGGCCAGTGGCGCAGAACATCTGATGAGTCATGTCTGGGAGATGGATCATCTGGAGCATGACGGACTTCCGGTTTCCCATGGTTTCAAGGTTGCTCTGGGGACGCTGGCTTCTACCGCTTTTTATGAGGAGTTCTTCGCCCTGGGTTGCGATGCCCTGAGGTCACGCCTTTCTGCGTGGAAGAAGCCTTCATGGGAGGACAGGGAACAGGAGATATGCTCATGGCTTAAGGGGCAGCATAATCTTGACGATGTACTCCGTGTCTCCCGTGAGAAGTTCCCTGCGCCATCTCTCTGGGATGAGATGCTGGAGTCTCTCTGCTCCAAGTGGGATTCCTTAAATGATATCATCAGAAAGCAGCTCATTCCCTTCCCTGAACTGCGGGAGCACTTTGTTACAGCAGGGTGTCCTGTCGAACCGGCTGACATTGGACTGAGCCGCGAGGAATTCCACAAGGGGATGCATGTGTCGGGCATGATCCGCAACCGTTTTACCATTCTGGATTTAATGTTCATCACGGGTGTTTATGATGAACTTGAGGAGCCTCTGATGAACAGCGGGAAATGGTTCACGAGGTTTGCGTAG
- a CDS encoding helix-turn-helix domain-containing protein, with amino-acid sequence MAKNHLTLSEKIRIEGMVSQGISFARIAQELGKDRLGFQCPGQRDRFACCLWHAHETGGHLLPDRAPGRTSGRQDA; translated from the coding sequence ATGGCGAAGAATCATCTGACGTTGAGTGAGAAAATCAGAATAGAGGGGATGGTGTCCCAAGGAATCAGTTTTGCACGGATAGCCCAGGAACTAGGCAAGGACCGCCTCGGATTCCAATGTCCTGGACAGCGCGATCGCTTTGCATGCTGTTTATGGCATGCCCATGAAACAGGCGGTCACCTTCTCCCGGACAGGGCTCCAGGCCGGACTTCTGGACGGCAAGACGCATAG
- a CDS encoding FumA C-terminus/TtdB family hydratase beta subunit: MHEAVRHLRLPLESREVAMGLKPFERILLDGTLYVARDQAHKRFVSILSSGGQLPIPLKGSFIYYMGPSPAPVGRVIGSCGPTTSARMDPFTPLLLEHGLSGMVGKGPRSREVHDALVRHGGLYLQAYGGCGALYASRVISSTVVACEDLGPEAVFRLEVRDFPVVVAITPEGGSVFGG; encoded by the coding sequence ATGCATGAGGCTGTACGTCATCTCCGGCTTCCGCTGGAGAGCAGGGAAGTTGCCATGGGACTGAAACCTTTTGAGCGGATTCTGCTGGACGGAACGTTGTATGTCGCACGTGACCAGGCTCACAAGCGTTTTGTGAGCATCCTGAGTTCTGGAGGACAGCTTCCTATTCCGCTGAAAGGTTCGTTCATCTATTACATGGGTCCTTCGCCTGCGCCAGTAGGGAGAGTAATCGGTTCATGCGGCCCGACCACCAGCGCCAGGATGGATCCGTTCACTCCTTTGTTGTTGGAGCATGGTCTTTCCGGGATGGTCGGCAAGGGGCCGCGCAGCCGCGAGGTGCATGACGCGCTGGTTCGCCATGGTGGTCTGTACTTACAGGCATACGGCGGATGCGGGGCTCTTTATGCGTCAAGGGTAATCAGCAGCACGGTAGTCGCTTGTGAAGACTTGGGGCCTGAAGCGGTCTTCCGGCTGGAAGTCAGGGACTTCCCGGTAGTAGTTGCGATTACCCCTGAAGGCGGAAGTGTGTTTGGAGGGTGA
- a CDS encoding fumarate hydratase — protein sequence MNEKSLLDVVSRRITELAKKAAIEVPSDVARALDDALVREEAALENHDPLASSAGRDVLRAIKENIDIAFSSRLPMCQDTGMFLVFCDVGRSMFLVSGDWEDAINDGLKKAIESVPYRRSVVSDPLFERTNTQNNLPAVFHWALSDGEGLRVSVLLKGFGSENCSGVRMLRPTDGPKEVVSAVSDIMRTAGGKPCPPVFLGIGLGGTMDDAARMSKRALLRDYGTAHPDSRYAELESQVLASVNRLGIGPGGLGGVGTALSVAIEKGPTHIAGLPLAVSVNCWADRKFRIDVIHRPDGSWKVEEILYA from the coding sequence ATGAACGAAAAATCCCTGCTGGATGTTGTTTCACGGCGTATCACGGAATTGGCGAAGAAAGCTGCCATCGAAGTTCCGTCCGATGTCGCCAGGGCGTTGGACGATGCTCTTGTCCGCGAGGAAGCTGCATTGGAAAACCATGACCCCTTGGCTTCCTCCGCAGGGCGTGATGTGTTGCGTGCCATCAAGGAGAATATTGATATCGCCTTTTCATCGCGTCTCCCTATGTGTCAGGATACCGGGATGTTCCTTGTGTTCTGTGATGTCGGACGTTCCATGTTCCTCGTGTCTGGAGACTGGGAAGATGCAATAAACGATGGCTTGAAAAAAGCGATTGAGTCTGTTCCTTACCGGCGTTCTGTTGTTTCCGACCCTCTTTTTGAAAGAACGAATACTCAAAATAATTTACCCGCTGTCTTCCATTGGGCACTTTCGGACGGTGAGGGGCTGCGTGTTTCCGTTCTGCTCAAGGGTTTTGGCAGTGAGAACTGCTCCGGCGTCCGAATGCTCCGTCCGACCGACGGTCCAAAAGAAGTCGTCTCCGCCGTGAGTGATATCATGCGCACTGCCGGGGGCAAGCCGTGTCCACCGGTATTCCTTGGCATAGGGCTTGGTGGCACGATGGACGATGCGGCCAGGATGAGCAAGAGGGCTCTTTTGCGTGACTATGGGACAGCCCATCCTGATTCACGCTACGCCGAACTGGAAAGTCAGGTGCTTGCTTCTGTGAACAGGCTGGGGATTGGACCGGGTGGCTTGGGAGGTGTCGGCACTGCGCTCTCGGTGGCGATAGAAAAGGGGCCGACTCATATTGCAGGGCTGCCGCTTGCTGTTTCGGTGAACTGTTGGGCGGATCGGAAATTCCGCATCGATGTCATTCATCGTCCGGATGGTTCATGGAAAGTGGAGGAAATTCTGTATGCATGA
- a CDS encoding VanZ family protein yields MSDRETLPDLKERVPKKRVSNKRKPRKRTPEKREMGLIRHVGLLLSVVIALGIAVLSLLPARVVSIPLSLFPHADKVSHMVAYALLAAFSNCAVFSSGNFAVGRRRRWLVLAVTAAYGLYGLGIEVLQFFSGRSFSLFDAAANFVGAFIGAATSCGIISCLWASGQRRSGRDRDDADEDDVEGERK; encoded by the coding sequence ATGTCAGACAGGGAGACCTTGCCTGATTTGAAAGAAAGAGTCCCGAAAAAGAGAGTCTCGAACAAAAGAAAACCGAGAAAAAGAACCCCGGAAAAAAGAGAGATGGGACTTATCAGGCATGTTGGTTTGCTTTTAAGCGTAGTCATTGCGCTTGGCATTGCTGTGCTTTCACTCCTGCCAGCGCGGGTAGTCTCCATCCCCTTGTCCCTTTTCCCCCATGCGGATAAAGTTTCCCATATGGTTGCGTATGCTCTGCTTGCCGCTTTTTCCAACTGTGCGGTATTTTCTTCGGGAAATTTTGCCGTTGGTAGACGAAGACGATGGCTTGTCCTGGCTGTCACCGCGGCATACGGGCTCTATGGGCTTGGTATCGAAGTCCTGCAATTTTTTTCCGGGCGCTCTTTTTCTTTGTTTGATGCCGCGGCCAATTTTGTGGGAGCGTTCATAGGCGCGGCGACCTCCTGCGGCATCATTTCCTGTCTATGGGCATCAGGGCAGAGGAGAAGTGGACGGGACAGGGATGATGCGGATGAAGATGACGTGGAAGGAGAGAGGAAGTAA
- a CDS encoding TIGR01212 family radical SAM protein (This family includes YhcC from E. coli K-12, an uncharacterized radical SAM protein.) — MASVVRPWTDYGPMLRSLYGATVYRVGVDGGFSCPNRASDRSGGCVFCDGTGASSVYQRDNEQVFAHGTSFASALCFGPRYAGGMEARLSSVDEQIERGKKFLERRYNARLFSLYLQAWTNTWGSHDEMEAVWNHALSRGPWVEFIVSTRPDCVGDTVADSLAACSSQVRKVWAEIGLQSANDATLRRMSRGHGSSGFIPAVKRLHSRGIGVCAHLILGYPGERWDDYEKTVSMVNDSGCEAVKIHNLHIPGGTRLYAEYQQGEIAVASTMRHVEDVIFVLRRLKSDVMVQRLVCETPDHRLAVPRGFADKNKFLMLLQRTMEERNVRQGDLA, encoded by the coding sequence ATGGCTTCCGTCGTCCGGCCATGGACAGACTACGGCCCCATGCTCCGTTCCCTGTATGGAGCAACGGTCTACCGTGTCGGGGTAGACGGCGGATTTTCCTGTCCTAACAGGGCGTCCGACCGGAGCGGTGGATGTGTTTTCTGTGATGGCACTGGCGCCAGTTCAGTCTATCAGCGGGACAATGAACAGGTCTTTGCCCATGGCACGTCCTTTGCGTCCGCGCTGTGCTTCGGACCCCGGTATGCAGGAGGCATGGAAGCACGCCTTTCTTCGGTTGACGAACAGATAGAGCGCGGCAAGAAGTTTCTTGAGCGACGTTATAACGCCCGCCTGTTCAGCCTGTATCTCCAGGCGTGGACCAATACATGGGGATCTCATGATGAGATGGAAGCAGTCTGGAATCATGCCCTGTCCCGTGGGCCATGGGTGGAGTTCATCGTATCCACCCGACCTGACTGCGTAGGAGACACGGTGGCGGACAGTTTGGCAGCTTGTTCTTCACAGGTTCGGAAGGTCTGGGCGGAGATAGGGCTTCAGTCAGCCAACGACGCTACTCTCCGCCGGATGTCCCGTGGACATGGTTCCTCAGGATTTATTCCTGCCGTCAAACGTCTGCACAGCCGTGGCATAGGTGTTTGCGCTCATCTGATACTCGGATACCCCGGAGAAAGATGGGATGATTATGAAAAAACAGTCAGCATGGTCAACGATAGTGGATGTGAAGCAGTGAAGATACATAATCTCCATATTCCTGGCGGTACCCGACTTTATGCTGAATACCAGCAGGGCGAGATTGCGGTAGCATCGACCATGCGGCATGTGGAGGATGTGATTTTTGTCCTGAGACGGCTCAAGTCTGATGTCATGGTTCAGCGTCTGGTGTGCGAGACTCCCGACCATCGGCTTGCCGTACCCCGTGGGTTTGCGGACAAGAATAAATTCCTGATGCTCTTGCAGCGTACGATGGAGGAGAGGAATGTCAGACAGGGAGACCTTGCCTGA
- a CDS encoding patatin-like phospholipase family protein, whose protein sequence is MRPLTCVILKVLRIGFIIFIMTATLFPLGAAQADVARASASSTSKEPVVALVLSGGGARGIAHIAVLEAIEERGIPIDMIVGTSMGALVGCLYSAGYSPQDIRDILAAHDLMAMLTMSPYGDILSTPRAFVFGENNLLSLAFGAKGLGNATGLVGDQALMTLLSSLLSKVSFLDDFTELETPYVAVAMDATTSERIVFDSGSLSAAVRSSISLPLVFPPFLLNDGRLTMDGGYVDNLPVGLAYEYGADLVIACEVNAAQRMKTEDLTSLSAMLIQSMDLVTRINVRTQEKLADLLIYPDLEDVGILDFNKYQEILDKSQKTIETSYTAALDEFARSVEEKGRILVPKDSRRRGTYHDLTAPAVVGVQHWEAIVGEDAVRMDDHGILSRYWKYAGKTLDAATLEQLGHDLEMTKKQGTYMSVFFELRENSISEDKDGGTANKVDLHIVTRKGQEQKSGLGIGLQGSGVLSFMPGQSAVLTLLPAIMADMVLYDVLPEDYRLLLSFHGTDILKVQVGIAYETYVFAQRVQLDLDSALSVELGNIGLYSSRLNPQRLTTFDGRSSFSLGATMIWKSSASLSAGMKLSLTTLGPFRATSGITLGSGLSAERRNTASFVGYLQGAWSTMDYSLLPTSGMRVDGALEAGGMFDPTLSSRGRSLWMARARFVHAIPLGAKFSLSYDAEVALSHGKPSALIDSYFQYGGFDGIPGYGSYLVTDKVSLGTTVRYQIGAGVLPMYLVGAMRLGLRGELPSDPGKTVFFMTQAEHEAFDSAPLTVFDMGFLVGVGLTSPLGDAIFGVGVNLRGGVSLAVGFR, encoded by the coding sequence ATGCGCCCACTGACATGTGTGATACTGAAAGTTCTCCGCATCGGCTTCATAATCTTCATCATGACTGCCACCCTGTTCCCCCTTGGCGCTGCCCAAGCCGATGTTGCTCGCGCCAGTGCGAGCAGTACCAGCAAGGAGCCCGTCGTGGCATTGGTACTCTCTGGCGGCGGAGCCCGTGGCATAGCACATATAGCGGTCTTGGAAGCCATAGAAGAACGCGGCATCCCGATTGACATGATTGTGGGTACGAGCATGGGAGCATTGGTAGGATGCCTGTACAGTGCCGGGTATTCACCGCAAGACATCCGTGACATCCTTGCGGCACATGACCTGATGGCCATGCTCACCATGAGTCCGTATGGTGACATCCTGTCCACGCCCCGTGCCTTTGTCTTTGGAGAAAACAACCTGCTGTCCTTGGCATTCGGTGCAAAGGGGCTGGGAAATGCCACGGGATTAGTCGGGGATCAGGCACTGATGACGCTGCTTTCTTCGCTTTTGTCCAAGGTGAGCTTCCTTGATGATTTCACTGAGCTGGAAACTCCCTATGTCGCTGTTGCCATGGATGCGACCACCTCCGAACGCATCGTCTTTGACTCCGGTTCCCTGTCGGCGGCTGTGCGCTCCAGCATTTCCCTGCCTCTGGTTTTTCCTCCGTTCCTGCTCAATGACGGCCGTCTGACCATGGATGGCGGATATGTTGACAACCTGCCCGTCGGCCTTGCCTATGAGTATGGCGCGGATCTTGTGATAGCATGCGAAGTCAATGCAGCGCAACGAATGAAAACCGAAGACCTGACTTCACTGTCAGCCATGCTTATCCAAAGCATGGATCTTGTCACCCGAATCAACGTCAGGACACAGGAAAAACTCGCCGACCTGCTGATTTATCCTGATTTGGAAGACGTGGGCATCCTGGACTTCAACAAATATCAGGAAATTCTCGACAAAAGCCAGAAAACCATCGAGACATCCTATACGGCGGCCTTGGATGAATTTGCCCGTTCCGTGGAAGAAAAAGGACGTATCCTTGTTCCCAAGGATTCCCGGCGTCGCGGCACATACCATGACCTGACAGCCCCTGCCGTCGTCGGAGTCCAGCACTGGGAGGCCATCGTAGGAGAAGATGCTGTCAGGATGGATGATCACGGAATACTGTCACGCTATTGGAAATATGCAGGCAAGACATTGGATGCCGCCACCCTTGAACAGCTTGGACATGATTTGGAGATGACAAAGAAGCAGGGAACCTACATGTCAGTATTCTTCGAGCTACGGGAAAATAGCATCAGTGAGGATAAGGATGGCGGTACTGCGAACAAGGTTGATTTGCATATAGTGACACGGAAAGGGCAGGAGCAGAAGTCCGGGTTGGGGATTGGCTTGCAGGGTTCTGGAGTTCTGTCTTTCATGCCAGGGCAGTCTGCCGTCCTGACGCTTCTTCCCGCTATCATGGCAGATATGGTCTTGTATGATGTGCTGCCGGAAGATTACCGACTCCTTCTCAGTTTCCACGGTACTGATATCCTGAAAGTGCAGGTAGGCATTGCATACGAGACGTATGTTTTCGCACAAAGGGTTCAACTGGATCTTGATTCCGCGCTGTCCGTTGAGCTGGGGAACATAGGACTGTATTCATCGCGACTCAATCCACAGAGACTCACTACTTTTGATGGCAGGAGCAGTTTTTCCTTGGGAGCTACCATGATATGGAAATCCAGCGCGTCTCTGAGCGCAGGGATGAAGCTTTCCCTCACCACGCTCGGACCGTTCCGTGCGACATCAGGGATTACCTTGGGATCCGGACTTTCGGCCGAGCGCAGAAACACAGCCTCTTTTGTCGGCTATCTCCAAGGCGCATGGAGTACGATGGATTATAGCCTGCTTCCTACCTCCGGTATGCGGGTGGATGGAGCCTTGGAGGCAGGAGGGATGTTTGATCCGACTCTTTCCTCCAGGGGGCGGAGCTTGTGGATGGCCAGGGCGCGTTTCGTCCATGCCATCCCCTTGGGCGCAAAGTTTTCCCTTTCATATGACGCTGAAGTAGCTTTAAGCCACGGAAAGCCTTCGGCACTCATTGATTCCTATTTCCAGTACGGTGGGTTTGACGGGATTCCCGGATACGGTAGTTATCTCGTGACCGACAAAGTGAGTCTTGGGACGACCGTGCGGTATCAGATAGGAGCGGGTGTGCTGCCGATGTACCTTGTTGGAGCCATGCGTCTCGGTCTCCGGGGAGAGCTTCCTTCGGATCCAGGAAAAACAGTTTTCTTCATGACTCAAGCGGAACATGAGGCATTTGATTCTGCTCCTCTGACAGTATTTGACATGGGCTTTCTTGTCGGAGTCGGTCTTACCAGTCCTTTGGGCGATGCGATATTCGGCGTGGGAGTCAACCTGAGAGGCGGGGTATCCCTTGCCGTAGGATTCCGCTGA
- the fmt gene encoding methionyl-tRNA formyltransferase: MLTKRSKSPGNGRVEADAKGWPLNTSPRILFAGTPAIAVPVLEALAASFPVVAVLTNPDRPGARSRTLVPSPVKEAAATLGLPVLQPESLRTEARDIVSSYHPDMLVCFAYGKLFGPRFLSLFSQGAINIHPSRLPMGRGSSPIQYTILSGDAEAAISIQRIAAQMDSGDILAQDVFPLDGTETTGTLTDIVALRAAPLAVSIVSDVSTGKTVSRPQSGEATYTHLITKDEALLDWSWSIRDIHCCIRAFHPWPKAWTTYEGTPLCITSVADSLQEAEKGVFDSVVSPGVPSGVLPGTVMEGRKGKGIAIACGNGIIWIDRLQLSGRKEMAWQDFINGNSRFIGSHLGG; this comes from the coding sequence ATGCTTACGAAAAGAAGCAAAAGCCCCGGAAACGGGCGCGTTGAGGCGGACGCAAAGGGGTGGCCACTGAATACTTCACCACGCATCTTATTCGCAGGGACTCCTGCAATAGCCGTTCCTGTACTTGAAGCCCTTGCCGCGTCATTTCCTGTCGTAGCCGTCCTCACCAATCCCGACAGACCGGGAGCGCGGAGCAGGACTCTGGTTCCGTCTCCTGTAAAGGAAGCCGCGGCCACACTTGGACTTCCTGTGCTCCAACCTGAAAGCCTGAGGACGGAAGCCCGCGACATCGTATCCTCATACCATCCCGACATGCTGGTCTGCTTTGCCTATGGCAAGCTGTTCGGCCCTCGTTTCCTCTCCCTTTTTTCCCAGGGAGCTATCAACATCCATCCATCCCGCCTCCCTATGGGCAGGGGCAGCTCTCCCATACAGTACACGATACTTTCAGGCGACGCGGAAGCGGCCATCAGCATACAACGGATTGCTGCGCAGATGGATAGTGGCGACATCCTTGCGCAGGATGTCTTCCCGCTCGATGGTACGGAGACTACCGGGACTCTCACGGATATCGTAGCTCTGCGCGCCGCGCCTCTTGCCGTTTCCATTGTGAGTGATGTGTCGACAGGAAAAACTGTTTCCCGTCCCCAGAGCGGAGAAGCGACCTATACCCATCTCATCACTAAGGACGAAGCTCTCCTTGACTGGTCATGGAGCATCCGGGACATCCATTGCTGCATCCGCGCCTTTCATCCCTGGCCCAAGGCATGGACGACCTATGAGGGAACTCCGCTGTGCATCACATCAGTGGCCGATTCACTTCAGGAAGCTGAAAAAGGTGTGTTTGATTCCGTTGTCTCTCCGGGCGTTCCCTCCGGTGTTTTGCCCGGTACAGTTATGGAAGGACGCAAAGGAAAGGGAATAGCCATAGCCTGTGGCAACGGTATCATCTGGATTGACCGTTTGCAGTTATCCGGACGGAAGGAAATGGCTTGGCAGGATTTCATCAACGGAAATTCCCGTTTCATTGGTTCGCATCTGGGAGGATGA
- the def gene encoding peptide deformylase, with the protein MLEIVTLGEDVLRRRAEPVKVFDAALRLLVDDMFDSLAQERGVGLAAPQVGVSQRLFIVDIEGGEKGVFINPEIIETSMEQTPYEEGCLSIPGIWHDVVRPQRITMQAQDVTGKFFTVKADGMFARVLQHEYDHLNGTLFIDRLNEQDKKKVLDAYEKKQKPRKRAR; encoded by the coding sequence ATGTTGGAAATAGTAACTTTAGGAGAAGACGTTCTCCGCAGGCGCGCTGAACCTGTGAAGGTTTTTGATGCCGCACTCAGGCTTCTTGTCGATGACATGTTCGATTCCCTTGCCCAGGAAAGAGGAGTCGGTCTTGCTGCGCCCCAGGTGGGAGTATCACAGCGCCTTTTCATCGTTGACATCGAAGGCGGAGAGAAGGGTGTCTTCATCAACCCTGAAATCATTGAAACATCGATGGAACAGACGCCTTATGAAGAAGGTTGCCTGAGTATCCCCGGAATATGGCATGATGTGGTGCGTCCGCAGCGTATTACCATGCAGGCGCAGGATGTCACGGGGAAATTCTTCACCGTCAAGGCGGATGGCATGTTCGCCCGCGTCCTTCAGCATGAATATGACCATTTGAATGGTACTCTGTTCATTGACCGTCTGAACGAACAGGATAAGAAAAAGGTGCTGGATGCTTACGAAAAGAAGCAAAAGCCCCGGAAACGGGCGCGTTGA